In Carassius gibelio isolate Cgi1373 ecotype wild population from Czech Republic chromosome B13, carGib1.2-hapl.c, whole genome shotgun sequence, one genomic interval encodes:
- the LOC127970607 gene encoding uncharacterized protein LOC127970607 isoform X1, whose protein sequence is MSLVKNDEEQRWVPTHVQVTVLRARGLRAKGKHGTSDVYTIIQLGKEKYSTCVMEKTTDPEWGEECSFELQPGVLEGGGRDAIPPGAGDLTLTVMHRALIGLDVFLGQAVIPLDEAFQERKYMRNEWYRLHSKTGKKEKERGELQLTVQFTRHNLTASMYDLSMKDKPRSAFDKLRERMRAKKRSIEEDSSSAIVSGGYGALAHMQGRLPSDGGGEEDYEDDEGGEARRSKMRSFFLRGRLRKSSDTRSSTSLGSESSESSSRGGSLSPTAGISVVVSDLSNSPSNSSNLTTDNSPEHTVAPSPQVSPVRHVMFDINLPVPHSVTSENDTPILLPSVWVNGNPVETSPLTHHPPSLVLQQAQPESSKPVTPSGQPQATTLPAKPQTTQLPKSQSKPRPEPLLPALGVLQKGSLSLSLQNLSHRGEDKQGGSPVDGRRWSFDKPGEEEKAAIVAALEQAGRLTDEVELETVIPAGETETQRKKRRGLFLHGKGDSAGKGPIVSKEEAERAQPLIEVKHKGWFSSKDSHSKPSLLVSPQSDSSASTICPIVPLTFNDPSQSMADKNANHFTSPTPLFDANPFLPHTQQNPFIQELHSVASLTPDVPSLFSSTQTQSDGNAAPDLLRTANQKGPSEMDISFDPLISQFKGPTEKDDFEHLAKDRLKSEEVNETMNLVTLPALFIETNNQEPSGALGGLKSDTNYPTVLGQTASASNAETFKETSSYTPQVSGSDVNYIISSSNKPDPTANGAHVFLEFDFNSSEISLPENSSLEFSELNTLACPYPALSPTSKNEDGADDTTLDDQPKTKKDVSQSSVSKTDTVELPPSISFEFSEGVSVSPETSQRPEMLEFAKDIESGTVHEAPVLFFGDNSSGDTLEQSTVISDSLVGDLDHQSIEHHLYPQSDIIQSNITQSDEEFWGSNASLIQNVAVSGKSLAEATEPLVFHVQSGQSSLVSTALPVKNGEKMNAVMDTMLQNESGNGILEGVSSKNICSEIGDFVPENLTDSPNFSMSNDMQEDEQEKVNELPTSPFKKDYLVSQLSTITEEDEIMPSNGTTLPVGHLHPTNVIRTGTEEDASDLNSVLSPDRFLLHSMYKSADSDHYLTCVSQQDFPVSPSLELTKGVKPRQVLSEEDTSKFKSLPNHIPNVVQQDDISAKGIPEMGFKQDEVIAENIKPFPEALTKQESPLDVLPNNCLLDLLPETHTFSPKLAPSPNTSPENIIKSEFDEAVLQFNPSGHIVEKSDFPKDMSPVVVTSEMIAELEAQLASLDTDTCLVDESKTCPKDGSFNILPFGIVSENNLHLVQLTDSNAFVSNCSSEQTSSITQDLVITDSDLKNIFVPQPTAMRLLSTSIGLEENPGSAVTHNDPKPNSKQTDSLDLNIDFWTTPAVQHSVTPDLFPVNWPTLSQPSAPSPFDQPTLTSRDDRSLNFTSSLFDLSPVASSTPHVAVDNNPLPQVFPFPTIPRTSEVPRPAPLPTMQAVSSTAFNPFLQAKSQTSDHQSSPHPVKPLTPPDEKRSEGRSVLEKLKSTIHSGRTGQDADKKQLVEGGGTYYHLNHSELVNLLIQRDTQLRQEREEYERRGALLEKRETELKKMKVTIKDLEDYIDTLLVRIMEQTPTLLQVGSKMK, encoded by the exons ATGTCCTTGGTGAAGAATGACGAGGAGCAGCGATGGGTGCCGACCCACGTGCAGGTAACTGTGCTACGGGCCCGAGGGCTGCGCGCGAAGGGTAAACACGGCACCAGCGACGTTTACACCATCATCCAGCTGGGCAAAGAGAAATACTCCACCTGTGTGATGGAGAAGACCACGGACCCGGAATGGGGCGAGGAGTGCTCTTTCGAGCTGCAGCCGGGGGTCCTGGAGGGGGGAGGGCGAGACGCGATCCCACCCGGTGCTGGCGACCTGACCCTCACCGTGATGCACCGAGCTCTCATAGGACTGGATGTGTTTCTGGGCCAGGCTGTAATACCTCTGGATGAAGCATTTCAGGAACGGAAATACATGAGAAATGA GTGGTACCGGCTGCATTCTAAAACTGGCAAAAAGGAGAAAGAACGAGGGGAGCTTCAGTTGACCGTACAGTTCACTCGGCACAACCTGACGGCCAGCATGTACGACCTTTCCATGAAAGACAAACCTCGTTCTGCTTTCGATAAGCTCAGAGAACGCATGAGAGCTAAGAAGCGCTCTATTGAAGAAGATTCCTCTTCTGCCATTGTCTCTGGTGGATACGGAGCACTGGCACACATGCAGGGGCGCCTGCCGAGTGATGGGGGCGGCGAGGAAGACTATGAGGATGATGAAGGAGGGGAGGCCCGCAGGAGTAAGATGAGAAGTTTTTTCCTGCGTGGGAGGTTAAGGAAGTCTTCAGACACGCGTTCAAGCACGTCACTGGGCTCCGAGAGCAGCGAGTCTTCATCGCGGGGCGGCAGCCTCAGCCCGACAGCAGGTATCAGTGTGGTGGTCTCAGATCTGTCCAACTCTCCGAGTAACAGCAGCAACCTGACTACAGACAACAGTCCAG AACACACAGTGGCTCCCTCACCACAGGTGTCTCCTGTCAGACATGTGATGTTTGACATCAACTTACCAGTGCCTCATTCTGTGACGTCAGAGAACGACACCCCTATTCTGCTTCCTTCAGTCTGGGTGAATGGGAATCCAGTTGAAACGTCTCCTCTTACTCACCACCCACCATCACTCGTACTTCAGCAAGCTCAACCAGAGTCAAGCAAACCAGTAACTCCGTCAGGTCAACCACAGGCAACCACGCTGCCAGCCAAGCCTCAGACAACCCAGCTCCCAAAGTCCCAGTCAAAGCCAAGGCCCGAGCCCCTGCTCCCAGCCCTGGGGGTGCTTCAGAAgggctctctctccctctcgctgCAGAACCTCTCTCACCGTGGGGAAGACAAGCAGGGCGGCAGCCCTGTGGACGGCCGTCGCTGGTCCTTCGATAAACCTGGAgaggaagaaaaagcagccaTTGTAGCAGCATTAGAGCAAGCTGGAAGACTTACAGATGAGGTTGAGCTGGAAACAGTGATACCTGCTGGAGAGACAGAGACTCAGAGAAAGAAAAGGAGGGGCCTGTTCTTACATGGGAAAGGTGATTCGGCTGGGAAAGGACCAATCGTGAGCAAAGAGGAAGCAGAACGTGCTCAACCACTTATAGAAGTCAAACATAAAGGATGGTTCAGCTCCAAGGACTCACACAGTAAACCCAG CCTGCTGGTGTCTCCTCAGTCAGACTCAAGTGCCAGTACAATCTGTCCCATTGTACCCTTGACCTTTAATGACCCTTCACAGAGTATGGCTGACAAAAACGCTAATCACTTCACTTCTCCCACACCCCTTTTTGACGCCAATCCGTTCCtcccacacacacagcagaatcCATTCATTCAGGAGCTTCATTCTGTTGCTTCTTTAACTCCTGATGTGCCCTCTCTCTTTAGCTCAACCCAAACGCAGTCTGATGGTAATGCCGCCCCAGATTTGCTAAGGACTGCAAACCAAAAAGGACCTTCCGAAATGGATATCTCATTTGATCCTTTAATTTCTCAGTTCAAGGGGCCGACAGAAAAGGATGACTTTGAACATTTAGCTAAGGACAGATTGAAGTCAGAGGAGGTGAATGAAACAATGAATTTGGTTACACTCCCTGCTCTCTTCATAGAAACAAATAATCAAGAGCCCTCTGGTGCATTGGGTGGTTTAAAGTCTGATACAAACTACCCAACTGTTTTAGGACAAACTGCTTCAGCAAGTAATGCAGAGACATTTAAGGAAACTTCTTCTTACACGCCTCAAGTTTCAGGAAGTGATGTTAATTATATTATCTCTAGTTCTAACAAGCCTGACCCCACTGCTAATGGGGCGCATGTCTTCCTAGAATTTGATTTCAATTCATCTGAAATTTCCTTGCCTGAAAATTCCAGTTTAGAGTTTTCTGAACTGAATACACTTGCATGCCCTTATCCTGCACTGTCACCTACCTCCAAGAATGAAGACGGTGCCGATGACACAACTCTTGATGACCAGCCAAAAACCAAAAAAGATGTCTCACAGTCATCAGTATCAAAAACAGACACTGTTGAACTTCCTCCTAGTATCTCCTTTGAATTCTCAGAGGGGGTGTCTGTGAGTCCTGAAACATCACAGAGACCTGAAATGCTAGAGTTTGCTAAAGATATTGAATCTGGGACAGTCCATGAAGCTCCTGTGCTATTCTTTGGAGACAACAGCTCAGGTGACACACTGGAACAGTCAACAGTGATATCTGATTCCTTAGTTGGAGACCTAGACCACCAGTCTATTGAGCACCATCTTTATCCACAGTCTGACATCATTCAGAGTAATATAACACAATCCGATGAAGAATTTTGGGGATCAAATGCCTCACTCATTCAAAATGTGGCGGTAAGTGGAAAGTCCCTAGCCGAAGCCACTGAGCCTTTAGTATTCCATGTTCAATCGGGACAGAGTTCCCTAGTATCAACTGCTCTGCCAGTGAAGAATGGAGAGAAAATGAATGCAGTTATGGACACCATGCTACAGAATGAATCAGGAAATGGTATCTTAGAGGGTGTCAGTAGTAAAAATATCTGTTCTGAAATTGGAGATTTTGTTCCAGAGAACCTAACTGATAGCCCTAATTTTTCAATGTCTAATGACATGCAGGAAGACGAACAAGAGAAAGTCAATGAATTGCCAACTAGTCCATTTAAGAAAGATTACCTGGTAAGTCAACTCAGCACCATCACTGAAGAGGATGAAATAATGCCCTCTAATGGAACAACACTTCCTGTAGGACATCTCCATCCCACCAATGTGATTAGAACGGGGACAGAGGAGGATGCTTCAGATCTCAACTCGGTGCTCTCACCTGATCGATTTCTTCTCCACAGCATGTACAAGAGTGCAGATTCAGACCATTATCTCACTTGTGTATCTCAACAGGATTTCCCAGTTTCCCCTAGCTTAGAGCTTACAAAGGGAGTGAAACCAAGACAGGTTCTTTCTGAGGAAGACACTTCAAAATTCAAATCCTTGCCAAACCATATACCTAATGTTGTGCAACAAGatgacatttctgcaaaaggcATACCAGAAATGGGTTTTAAGCAAGATGAGGTCATAGCAGAAAACATTAAACCTTTTCCAGAAGCCTTAACAAAACAAGAATCTCCTCTGGATGTTCTACCAAATAATTGCTTATTGGATCTCCTGCCAGAAACGCATACCTTTTCCCCCAAATTAGCCCCCTCACCCAACACATCACCTGAGAACATAATAAAGTCAGAGTTTGATGAAGCAGTGCTACAGTTCAACCCCTCAGGGCACATTGTTGAGAAATCCGACTTTCCCAAAGACATGTCAccagttgttgttacctcagaaATGATAGCAGAACTTGAGGCTCAGCTTGCATCATTAGATACAGACACGTGTTTGGTAGATGAGAGTAAAACCTGCCCAAAAGATGGATCCTTTAATATTTTACCTTTTGGGATTGTATCAGAGAACAACTTGCATTTAGTCCAGTTGACTGATTCTAATGCGTTTGTATCCAATTGTTCATCAGAACAAACCTCCAGTATCACTCAGGACCTTGTCATAACTGATTCTGACCTGAAAAACATCTTTGTACCCCAGCCAACTGCAATGCGCCTTCTTAGTACTAGCATAGGTCTGGAAGAAAACCCTGGTTCTGCAGTCACTCACAATGACCCAAAACCAAATTCTAAACAAACCGATAGTCTAGacttaaatatagatttttggaCAACTCCAGCTGTCCAACATTCTGTGACACCAGACCTATTTCCTGTAAATTGGCCCACTTTATCCCAGCCATCAGCCCCTTCACCCTTCGACCAACCAACGCTGACTTCCAGGGATGATCGTAGCCTTAACTTTACATCATCTTTATTCGACCTTTCACCTGTAGCTTCCTCAACACCACATGTAGCAGTAGACAATAATCCATTGCCCCAGGTATTCCCCTTCCCCACAATTCCCCGTACCTCAGAGGTGCCACGTCCAGCTCCTCTTCCTACTATGCAGGCTGTGAGTTCTACAGCATTCAATCCTTTTCTCCAGGCTAAATCACAGACATCTGATCATCAGAGCAG TCCACACCCAGTGAAGCCATTGACACCTCCTGATGAGAAAAGGTCAGAGGGTCGCTCAGTCCTAGAGAAGCTTAAATCCACCATCCACTCAGGACGAACAGGCCAGGATGCTGACAAGAAG CAGCTAGTGGAGGGAGGAGGCACGTACTATCACCTGAACCACAGTGAGCTGGTGAATTTGCTGATCCAGCGGGATACTCAGCTCAGGCAGGAGCGGGAGGAGTACGAGAGGCGAGGCGCGCTGCTGGAGAAGCGCGAGACAGAGCTAAAGAAGATGAAGGTTACGATCAAAGATCTAGAGGATTACATTGACACGCTTCTTGTACGCATCATGGAGCAGACCCCCACGCTGCTGCAGGTCGGCTCTAAgatgaaatga
- the LOC127970607 gene encoding uncharacterized protein LOC127970607 isoform X5, producing the protein MYDLSMKDKPRSAFDKLRERMRAKKRSIEEDSSSAIVSGGYGALAHMQGRLPSDGGGEEDYEDDEGGEARRSKMRSFFLRGRLRKSSDTRSSTSLGSESSESSSRGGSLSPTAGISVVVSDLSNSPSNSSNLTTDNSPEHTVAPSPQVSPVRHVMFDINLPVPHSVTSENDTPILLPSVWVNGNPVETSPLTHHPPSLVLQQAQPESSKPVTPSGQPQATTLPAKPQTTQLPKSQSKPRPEPLLPALGVLQKGSLSLSLQNLSHRGEDKQGGSPVDGRRWSFDKPGEEEKAAIVAALEQAGRLTDEVELETVIPAGETETQRKKRRGLFLHGKGDSAGKGPIVSKEEAERAQPLIEVKHKGWFSSKDSHSKPSLLVSPQSDSSASTICPIVPLTFNDPSQSMADKNANHFTSPTPLFDANPFLPHTQQNPFIQELHSVASLTPDVPSLFSSTQTQSDGNAAPDLLRTANQKGPSEMDISFDPLISQFKGPTEKDDFEHLAKDRLKSEEVNETMNLVTLPALFIETNNQEPSGALGGLKSDTNYPTVLGQTASASNAETFKETSSYTPQVSGSDVNYIISSSNKPDPTANGAHVFLEFDFNSSEISLPENSSLEFSELNTLACPYPALSPTSKNEDGADDTTLDDQPKTKKDVSQSSVSKTDTVELPPSISFEFSEGVSVSPETSQRPEMLEFAKDIESGTVHEAPVLFFGDNSSGDTLEQSTVISDSLVGDLDHQSIEHHLYPQSDIIQSNITQSDEEFWGSNASLIQNVAVSGKSLAEATEPLVFHVQSGQSSLVSTALPVKNGEKMNAVMDTMLQNESGNGILEGVSSKNICSEIGDFVPENLTDSPNFSMSNDMQEDEQEKVNELPTSPFKKDYLVSQLSTITEEDEIMPSNGTTLPVGHLHPTNVIRTGTEEDASDLNSVLSPDRFLLHSMYKSADSDHYLTCVSQQDFPVSPSLELTKGVKPRQVLSEEDTSKFKSLPNHIPNVVQQDDISAKGIPEMGFKQDEVIAENIKPFPEALTKQESPLDVLPNNCLLDLLPETHTFSPKLAPSPNTSPENIIKSEFDEAVLQFNPSGHIVEKSDFPKDMSPVVVTSEMIAELEAQLASLDTDTCLVDESKTCPKDGSFNILPFGIVSENNLHLVQLTDSNAFVSNCSSEQTSSITQDLVITDSDLKNIFVPQPTAMRLLSTSIGLEENPGSAVTHNDPKPNSKQTDSLDLNIDFWTTPAVQHSVTPDLFPVNWPTLSQPSAPSPFDQPTLTSRDDRSLNFTSSLFDLSPVASSTPHVAVDNNPLPQVFPFPTIPRTSEVPRPAPLPTMQAVSSTAFNPFLQAKSQTSDHQSSPHPVKPLTPPDEKRSEGRSVLEKLKSTIHSGRTGQDADKKQLVEGGGTYYHLNHSELVNLLIQRDTQLRQEREEYERRGALLEKRETELKKMKVTIKDLEDYIDTLLVRIMEQTPTLLQVGSKMK; encoded by the exons ATGTACGACCTTTCCATGAAAGACAAACCTCGTTCTGCTTTCGATAAGCTCAGAGAACGCATGAGAGCTAAGAAGCGCTCTATTGAAGAAGATTCCTCTTCTGCCATTGTCTCTGGTGGATACGGAGCACTGGCACACATGCAGGGGCGCCTGCCGAGTGATGGGGGCGGCGAGGAAGACTATGAGGATGATGAAGGAGGGGAGGCCCGCAGGAGTAAGATGAGAAGTTTTTTCCTGCGTGGGAGGTTAAGGAAGTCTTCAGACACGCGTTCAAGCACGTCACTGGGCTCCGAGAGCAGCGAGTCTTCATCGCGGGGCGGCAGCCTCAGCCCGACAGCAGGTATCAGTGTGGTGGTCTCAGATCTGTCCAACTCTCCGAGTAACAGCAGCAACCTGACTACAGACAACAGTCCAG AACACACAGTGGCTCCCTCACCACAGGTGTCTCCTGTCAGACATGTGATGTTTGACATCAACTTACCAGTGCCTCATTCTGTGACGTCAGAGAACGACACCCCTATTCTGCTTCCTTCAGTCTGGGTGAATGGGAATCCAGTTGAAACGTCTCCTCTTACTCACCACCCACCATCACTCGTACTTCAGCAAGCTCAACCAGAGTCAAGCAAACCAGTAACTCCGTCAGGTCAACCACAGGCAACCACGCTGCCAGCCAAGCCTCAGACAACCCAGCTCCCAAAGTCCCAGTCAAAGCCAAGGCCCGAGCCCCTGCTCCCAGCCCTGGGGGTGCTTCAGAAgggctctctctccctctcgctgCAGAACCTCTCTCACCGTGGGGAAGACAAGCAGGGCGGCAGCCCTGTGGACGGCCGTCGCTGGTCCTTCGATAAACCTGGAgaggaagaaaaagcagccaTTGTAGCAGCATTAGAGCAAGCTGGAAGACTTACAGATGAGGTTGAGCTGGAAACAGTGATACCTGCTGGAGAGACAGAGACTCAGAGAAAGAAAAGGAGGGGCCTGTTCTTACATGGGAAAGGTGATTCGGCTGGGAAAGGACCAATCGTGAGCAAAGAGGAAGCAGAACGTGCTCAACCACTTATAGAAGTCAAACATAAAGGATGGTTCAGCTCCAAGGACTCACACAGTAAACCCAG CCTGCTGGTGTCTCCTCAGTCAGACTCAAGTGCCAGTACAATCTGTCCCATTGTACCCTTGACCTTTAATGACCCTTCACAGAGTATGGCTGACAAAAACGCTAATCACTTCACTTCTCCCACACCCCTTTTTGACGCCAATCCGTTCCtcccacacacacagcagaatcCATTCATTCAGGAGCTTCATTCTGTTGCTTCTTTAACTCCTGATGTGCCCTCTCTCTTTAGCTCAACCCAAACGCAGTCTGATGGTAATGCCGCCCCAGATTTGCTAAGGACTGCAAACCAAAAAGGACCTTCCGAAATGGATATCTCATTTGATCCTTTAATTTCTCAGTTCAAGGGGCCGACAGAAAAGGATGACTTTGAACATTTAGCTAAGGACAGATTGAAGTCAGAGGAGGTGAATGAAACAATGAATTTGGTTACACTCCCTGCTCTCTTCATAGAAACAAATAATCAAGAGCCCTCTGGTGCATTGGGTGGTTTAAAGTCTGATACAAACTACCCAACTGTTTTAGGACAAACTGCTTCAGCAAGTAATGCAGAGACATTTAAGGAAACTTCTTCTTACACGCCTCAAGTTTCAGGAAGTGATGTTAATTATATTATCTCTAGTTCTAACAAGCCTGACCCCACTGCTAATGGGGCGCATGTCTTCCTAGAATTTGATTTCAATTCATCTGAAATTTCCTTGCCTGAAAATTCCAGTTTAGAGTTTTCTGAACTGAATACACTTGCATGCCCTTATCCTGCACTGTCACCTACCTCCAAGAATGAAGACGGTGCCGATGACACAACTCTTGATGACCAGCCAAAAACCAAAAAAGATGTCTCACAGTCATCAGTATCAAAAACAGACACTGTTGAACTTCCTCCTAGTATCTCCTTTGAATTCTCAGAGGGGGTGTCTGTGAGTCCTGAAACATCACAGAGACCTGAAATGCTAGAGTTTGCTAAAGATATTGAATCTGGGACAGTCCATGAAGCTCCTGTGCTATTCTTTGGAGACAACAGCTCAGGTGACACACTGGAACAGTCAACAGTGATATCTGATTCCTTAGTTGGAGACCTAGACCACCAGTCTATTGAGCACCATCTTTATCCACAGTCTGACATCATTCAGAGTAATATAACACAATCCGATGAAGAATTTTGGGGATCAAATGCCTCACTCATTCAAAATGTGGCGGTAAGTGGAAAGTCCCTAGCCGAAGCCACTGAGCCTTTAGTATTCCATGTTCAATCGGGACAGAGTTCCCTAGTATCAACTGCTCTGCCAGTGAAGAATGGAGAGAAAATGAATGCAGTTATGGACACCATGCTACAGAATGAATCAGGAAATGGTATCTTAGAGGGTGTCAGTAGTAAAAATATCTGTTCTGAAATTGGAGATTTTGTTCCAGAGAACCTAACTGATAGCCCTAATTTTTCAATGTCTAATGACATGCAGGAAGACGAACAAGAGAAAGTCAATGAATTGCCAACTAGTCCATTTAAGAAAGATTACCTGGTAAGTCAACTCAGCACCATCACTGAAGAGGATGAAATAATGCCCTCTAATGGAACAACACTTCCTGTAGGACATCTCCATCCCACCAATGTGATTAGAACGGGGACAGAGGAGGATGCTTCAGATCTCAACTCGGTGCTCTCACCTGATCGATTTCTTCTCCACAGCATGTACAAGAGTGCAGATTCAGACCATTATCTCACTTGTGTATCTCAACAGGATTTCCCAGTTTCCCCTAGCTTAGAGCTTACAAAGGGAGTGAAACCAAGACAGGTTCTTTCTGAGGAAGACACTTCAAAATTCAAATCCTTGCCAAACCATATACCTAATGTTGTGCAACAAGatgacatttctgcaaaaggcATACCAGAAATGGGTTTTAAGCAAGATGAGGTCATAGCAGAAAACATTAAACCTTTTCCAGAAGCCTTAACAAAACAAGAATCTCCTCTGGATGTTCTACCAAATAATTGCTTATTGGATCTCCTGCCAGAAACGCATACCTTTTCCCCCAAATTAGCCCCCTCACCCAACACATCACCTGAGAACATAATAAAGTCAGAGTTTGATGAAGCAGTGCTACAGTTCAACCCCTCAGGGCACATTGTTGAGAAATCCGACTTTCCCAAAGACATGTCAccagttgttgttacctcagaaATGATAGCAGAACTTGAGGCTCAGCTTGCATCATTAGATACAGACACGTGTTTGGTAGATGAGAGTAAAACCTGCCCAAAAGATGGATCCTTTAATATTTTACCTTTTGGGATTGTATCAGAGAACAACTTGCATTTAGTCCAGTTGACTGATTCTAATGCGTTTGTATCCAATTGTTCATCAGAACAAACCTCCAGTATCACTCAGGACCTTGTCATAACTGATTCTGACCTGAAAAACATCTTTGTACCCCAGCCAACTGCAATGCGCCTTCTTAGTACTAGCATAGGTCTGGAAGAAAACCCTGGTTCTGCAGTCACTCACAATGACCCAAAACCAAATTCTAAACAAACCGATAGTCTAGacttaaatatagatttttggaCAACTCCAGCTGTCCAACATTCTGTGACACCAGACCTATTTCCTGTAAATTGGCCCACTTTATCCCAGCCATCAGCCCCTTCACCCTTCGACCAACCAACGCTGACTTCCAGGGATGATCGTAGCCTTAACTTTACATCATCTTTATTCGACCTTTCACCTGTAGCTTCCTCAACACCACATGTAGCAGTAGACAATAATCCATTGCCCCAGGTATTCCCCTTCCCCACAATTCCCCGTACCTCAGAGGTGCCACGTCCAGCTCCTCTTCCTACTATGCAGGCTGTGAGTTCTACAGCATTCAATCCTTTTCTCCAGGCTAAATCACAGACATCTGATCATCAGAGCAG TCCACACCCAGTGAAGCCATTGACACCTCCTGATGAGAAAAGGTCAGAGGGTCGCTCAGTCCTAGAGAAGCTTAAATCCACCATCCACTCAGGACGAACAGGCCAGGATGCTGACAAGAAG CAGCTAGTGGAGGGAGGAGGCACGTACTATCACCTGAACCACAGTGAGCTGGTGAATTTGCTGATCCAGCGGGATACTCAGCTCAGGCAGGAGCGGGAGGAGTACGAGAGGCGAGGCGCGCTGCTGGAGAAGCGCGAGACAGAGCTAAAGAAGATGAAGGTTACGATCAAAGATCTAGAGGATTACATTGACACGCTTCTTGTACGCATCATGGAGCAGACCCCCACGCTGCTGCAGGTCGGCTCTAAgatgaaatga